Proteins encoded within one genomic window of Cryptosporangium aurantiacum:
- a CDS encoding glycoside hydrolase family 6 protein: protein MTDAPRAGLLSRAGLRAGPYLARHRRGSANGRALTAGVGVAALCSVVVIGGTSLVAANATSEPDHSCAAAYTVRHTWSTGFSAEVAVTNTGEDPVKNWNVNWSFDGGKAVVKGWEGEWQQDDGLVTVRAGEDSVRLEPGKTLTLRFTGWHPQGKAPDAAQFALNGVSCQVGGDKEETPESASPTPSSIALPPGLPASPAPTGKPTKPAAGPLGSLFVDPSGQAVEWVEANSGDPRAAVIRERIAEQPQAHWLAANNPGEVESDVRGYTSRAHSRGKVPVLVAYNMTNRDCGGASAGGADSADGYRTWINNFADGLGSGTSIVILEPDALGHLTTCLSADQQQERLDLLEYAGKTIKQASPKARVFYDVGHSAWIDAGEAASRAKQAGAGQYGDGIALNTSNYNTSSSEVSYGKRVLASLGSGQMVVDTSRNGAGPAGGEWCDPAGRKLGKYPTTATGDPKVAAYLWVKRPGESDGCSGSAGSFIPETAYDLSS, encoded by the coding sequence ATGACCGACGCTCCACGTGCCGGCCTGCTTTCTCGGGCCGGTCTTCGCGCCGGCCCGTACCTCGCTCGGCACCGCCGCGGCAGTGCGAACGGCCGAGCCCTCACCGCAGGAGTAGGCGTAGCCGCGCTCTGCTCCGTGGTGGTGATCGGTGGTACCAGCCTGGTTGCCGCAAACGCCACTAGCGAACCCGACCATTCTTGTGCGGCGGCCTACACCGTGCGCCATACCTGGTCGACCGGCTTCTCCGCCGAGGTCGCCGTCACGAACACCGGCGAAGACCCGGTGAAGAACTGGAACGTCAACTGGTCCTTCGACGGCGGTAAGGCCGTCGTGAAGGGCTGGGAGGGCGAGTGGCAGCAGGACGACGGTCTGGTGACCGTCCGTGCGGGCGAGGACAGCGTCCGGCTGGAGCCCGGCAAGACCCTCACGCTGCGGTTCACCGGCTGGCACCCGCAGGGGAAGGCACCTGACGCCGCCCAGTTCGCTCTGAATGGAGTAAGTTGCCAGGTGGGCGGCGACAAGGAGGAGACGCCGGAGAGCGCCTCGCCGACGCCGTCCTCGATCGCGCTGCCGCCGGGCTTACCCGCGTCTCCCGCGCCGACCGGTAAGCCGACCAAGCCGGCCGCGGGCCCGCTCGGTTCGCTGTTCGTCGACCCCTCGGGTCAGGCCGTCGAGTGGGTGGAAGCGAACTCGGGCGACCCCAGGGCGGCCGTGATCCGCGAGCGGATCGCCGAACAGCCGCAGGCGCACTGGCTCGCCGCGAACAACCCCGGTGAGGTCGAGAGCGACGTGCGGGGCTACACCTCCCGGGCGCACTCCCGCGGCAAGGTGCCGGTGCTGGTGGCCTACAACATGACCAACCGCGACTGCGGTGGTGCGAGCGCGGGTGGCGCCGACAGCGCCGACGGTTACCGCACCTGGATCAACAACTTCGCCGACGGGCTGGGTTCCGGCACGTCGATCGTCATCCTCGAGCCGGACGCGCTCGGGCACCTGACCACGTGTCTCTCCGCCGACCAGCAGCAGGAGCGGCTGGACCTGCTGGAGTACGCGGGCAAGACGATCAAGCAGGCCAGCCCGAAGGCCCGCGTTTTCTACGACGTCGGCCACTCGGCCTGGATCGACGCCGGTGAGGCAGCGAGCCGCGCCAAGCAGGCCGGCGCCGGGCAGTACGGCGACGGCATCGCGCTGAACACGTCGAACTACAACACCAGTTCGAGCGAGGTCTCCTACGGCAAGCGGGTGCTCGCCTCGCTCGGCAGCGGCCAGATGGTCGTCGACACGTCTCGGAACGGCGCCGGACCGGCGGGTGGCGAATGGTGCGACCCGGCAGGCCGCAAGCTCGGGAAGTACCCCACCACCGCGACCGGCGACCCCAAGGTGGCGGCGTACCTCTGGGTCAAGCGCCCCGGCGAGTCGGATGGGTGCAGTGGCTCGGCCGGTTCGTTCATCCCGGAAACCGCGTACGACCTGAGCTCCTGA
- a CDS encoding transglycosylase family protein — MAGASPAHADVNWDAIAQCESGGRWNINTGNGYQGGLQFSPSTWRSHGGGKYAAGAHNASRSEQITVARRVLRSQGIGAWPTCGRKGYTKKRYRSSWSDQASRSYKRQGYTKKYSKRSWEKSTNEYTGYRSHRSTKSWRGGSTENRSYRGQDVRKRTTNAAPRRSVTALSRPTELRDFVPKRPFDVTARQTTATPRFPSYLVRPGDSLVLIAVGHRVSWQSLYAKNRRVIGANPNVIHPGQRILIG, encoded by the coding sequence GTGGCCGGTGCATCACCGGCCCACGCGGACGTGAACTGGGATGCGATCGCGCAGTGCGAATCCGGCGGGCGTTGGAACATCAACACCGGCAACGGCTACCAAGGCGGACTGCAGTTCAGCCCGTCGACGTGGCGCTCACACGGGGGCGGTAAGTACGCGGCAGGGGCACACAACGCCAGCCGGTCCGAACAGATCACCGTCGCCAGGCGCGTACTGCGCAGCCAGGGCATCGGCGCCTGGCCTACCTGCGGCCGCAAGGGATACACCAAGAAGCGGTACCGCAGCAGCTGGTCCGACCAGGCCAGTCGGAGTTACAAGCGACAGGGTTACACCAAGAAGTACTCGAAGCGGAGCTGGGAGAAGAGCACCAACGAGTACACCGGGTACCGGTCGCACCGGTCCACCAAGTCCTGGCGCGGCGGATCGACCGAGAACCGGTCGTACCGCGGACAGGACGTACGGAAGCGCACCACGAACGCGGCACCGCGGAGAAGCGTCACCGCGCTCTCCCGCCCGACAGAGCTGCGCGACTTCGTCCCGAAGCGTCCGTTCGACGTGACCGCGCGTCAGACGACTGCTACACCGCGTTTCCCGAGCTACCTGGTCCGCCCCGGTGACAGCCTGGTGCTGATCGCCGTCGGCCACCGGGTGAGCTGGCAGTCGCTCTACGCGAAGAACCGCCGTGTGATCGGGGCGAATCCGAACGTCATCCACCCGGGGCAGAGAATCCTGATCGGATAG
- a CDS encoding MarR family winged helix-turn-helix transcriptional regulator, giving the protein MSATPGTVADELSTLLGRLHRTLRRAARSDLPDEPLPAAQMEVLRVVRSKPGIGVKAVATALGTAPNTVSTLVGDLTAGGYLDRSPDPENRRAVRLTLTPAATGLIDGYTDHRRRIALAAADQLDQSDLDALAAALPALNRLLILLGG; this is encoded by the coding sequence ATGTCGGCCACCCCCGGCACGGTCGCCGACGAGCTGAGCACCTTGCTCGGTCGGCTCCATCGGACCCTGCGCCGCGCCGCCCGGAGCGACCTGCCGGACGAGCCGCTGCCCGCTGCGCAGATGGAGGTGCTGCGGGTGGTGCGGAGCAAACCGGGTATCGGGGTGAAAGCCGTGGCCACGGCGTTGGGCACTGCTCCCAACACGGTGAGCACGCTGGTCGGCGACCTGACCGCGGGCGGTTACCTGGACCGGTCCCCCGATCCGGAGAACCGCCGTGCCGTGCGGCTCACGCTGACCCCGGCCGCGACCGGCCTGATCGACGGCTACACCGACCACCGACGGCGCATCGCGCTCGCGGCGGCCGACCAGCTCGACCAGTCCGACCTCGACGCGCTGGCCGCGGCACTGCCCGCCCTCAACCGCCTTCTGATCCTGCTGGGTGGTTAG